Part of the Phaeodactylum tricornutum CCAP 1055/1 chromosome 5, whole genome shotgun sequence genome is shown below.
ATCGGGAAAGTCGGTGGCGATGCGCTCGACCATGCGGTAATCCAACGATGGCACGATGCGATTCTTGCTGGGACTGAGACCGGTTAATACGGCCACTCGCGCGTGCAGAATAACGTGGGACACACCAGCGTCGCGCGCGATACTAACGTATCGATGCAAGGCTTGGTATGAGGCCACGGTGGTAGTGTCGTGCACCGCATCACCACCGGAACGTGTGGCCTCAGTCCTTAAAGACAAGTCGGCCGGTGTATCGACAACCCCGATGCGGCATTTAAGTGAAACTTTTGTAGTCGAGGGCAGGACGTCCCTCATCGTCTGCAAGAGCGTCCCCGTGTAATCGGGCTGTTTCATGAGCGAGGCCCCGTACGTGGTTGCTCCTCCCGCTTCGATCCCGGGACAGCCGCAGTTGAGATTGACTTGCGTAAAGGGAAAGGCGTCTTGGTCCTGACTCTGTGCGGATAGACGCAACAAGCATTCTCGGAGCTTGTCTGGTTGGTTGCCTCCTATTTGTAAGACAAGGTTCTCCGGTTGGGACGATGATGCGTGCGTGTTACGGTTGGTCCAGTAGCGGCCAAAGCGTCGCTCGAGCCCCTTTGATCCCGTTGCTAGCAAATCCTCCACCTTTTCCATTTCCGTCCAGAGCGTCGCATTGGCGGACAGAGTACGGTACAACTGTCGCAGTGGAGCGTGCGTGTAGCATTGCATGGGGGCCACGTGAAACTGCCACTCTCTTGGAGGCGGAACCGTGGACGGAGTCGGGTTTCCGGAGAAGGCTTGCACCGTGACGAGGTATACCGAAACTAGCACAAGAACTAGAGTCGACGTCATCCTCGCATGGCTGCAGGAATGTACCAGGGGTCGCCGCGGGAACATCGCAAATGCCGTGGGGAAAACGTTGGCACCGAATATGTTATCGCGAACGGTCTAGCAACGTCTTTTCCTCTCGAAACGCGATCCGTCATTCCTTTTCGGCTAGTAAAGACAATTCTCCATCTCCTTGGGGCAATGACTGGTACGTGAGGCTTTATCTTTGCCAACCATTGCTTCTAATGATGTATCAAATCAGGTATTTCAATTTCTGCTTCTGGTTATCACGCTTGGAATTATACCCTTTTTGCCGACTGTCCGACACTTGACAGTGCCCCAAAACTGCAGTGGAGCGTTGTGATTGGCCAAAAAACACTGGCATGTTGATCTTACTGCGACACGCCCCCAAAATCGACTGTGAAGAAAACGGTCGCTTCTTTTTTCCTGATTCGTCCTGGAGACAACCTTCCCAATCGAACTATCTTTTAGAGAGGAGGCGAACTCCgcaaatcacagtcagcctCTATTGCTCTGGATACCGGAGATAGCAATTTCATTGTTTACCTTGCTTTTCTGTCAAGGATTCGACCGGTGGGCCAAAGAGGAACAACAAGGAGCTGTCCGGCTATGCATCCCTGACGCCCCCGTTTCTCTTCTCAGGAAGCATCGGTTCCGCGGCGAGAGCTTCGATCCAGCGCGTAAGCGTCTTAAAAAAATTTCGAGCCTTGCAATTAGTTCCTCAGTCTACGACCGAAAACAGTCCCATCTTTTGATCGTCAACACATACATTAAAGGGGTGTCGTTGAAGTGACCCAACACTGACTTATAAGGTCCCCGAAGGTCTCCTCATTGTTATCGATAGTGTTTGGTCTCTCTTTTTACTTGTCTACTGGTCCAGATGCCGACGACttggctgacagtgaatggatATATTGAACGAAATCGTGTAGCATGACGATCAACAAGCTGTTGTTCTTCTTACTCACAAACTTGCAACATCAAATCGGCTTGCAAAGGTTGCACCCAACTGTAATTGCAAAATGTAGACAAGCACAAAAGTGTTTAAAGAATTTGGAACGGTCCTAGCAACAAGgtcgctgacagtgacgatGGCAATATTATGGCAGTTATTGACGGGCATGGCACAGTATGTCTGTTCATGATGGTGGCTTGTCGCGACACGCCTTTTCTACATTGACGGTGAAAGCATTCTACAGTGTTCACAGCCGGATTCAACAACGATGCTTGTAGTTTCCTACAGGATTTGGTTCTCTTATCCCTCTGCCCACCAGCTTTTAAtttttggattgactgtgaatgtggCTTGCATTGTTTCATCCTTGCAAGCACTTACAGTAAAACGAACTACTAGCACACGTTTATCTCCACCACCGACATGAAAAATATGCAACTTTGCAACCTTTTTAAAAATTTATAAATATGGATTTCCGCCATACAATTTCACTCTTCCTTGCTTTCTCTATTTGCAGTGGCTTTCTTCCGGAGTCGGATCTGGAACTTtaacttttctttttcctgcGACTGGTGGAGACTATTGTAATTGCGTAGAGATACTTTCCCTCCTTGCTTACTGCAAATAGGGAAAGGAGATGGTTCCTGTGGCCCTTTTGGCCACTCGCTGGCATCAATGGCAAAcattgcttttttgaaaGATGTTAAGGATTTGGGTACCTTTAAACCCTTGACCAAGAAAATTCCGTCACGGCATCAAACGCTTTGTTTGCGAGAAAGCGGATTTGTCGCCTCCAAGATTCTGCAGAAAGTTCCATTGGGTGCCCTATTGATGGAGGTAATGGAGGTACTTGCTCTGGAAGAAAAAGTGAGAAATACTCGATCCCAAAGCGAAGTTGGCTCAAAATGCCCCTCTGTTTTGTCCGACCCCGGCGTATTTGTGTATGCCACTGCTGGAAATGCCATTGCTGGAATGAATCCTTGATGTCCATGTCTTTTAGCCTTTCTGGAAGAGAGTACGTTGGGAATGCCTGCTGGTCTGCAGCTGGTCCTGTTTCGACGTCAATGGCATTGATGGCTAGCCCTTCTTGCTTTGCGCTGTCTTCTGCAATGTTAGTGTTGGTATCCGTACGTCCCATAGCCATCCGTAGCATTGTTGTTAACTCCTTaattttttcgttttgtcCTTCCACAATTGTGTGTAGCTCCTTAATGGTTGCAACCATTTCCTGAACGTCATCGTGCATGTTGTTCTGTATCAACTGCAACTCATTTGTAGTCCGAGCCTGTATTTCTATATATACTCCCAGCATCCTCGGATCTAGCAAAACCTGCGTGCCCCCCACAGCGTCCCCCATCTTTGACCAGAATGCTGATTCCAAGTTTCTGTCCAGAATGTC
Proteins encoded:
- a CDS encoding predicted protein → MTSTLVLVLVSVYLVTVQAFSGNPTPSTVPPPREWQFHVAPMQCYTHAPLRQLYRTLSANATLWTEMEKVEDLLATGSKGLERRFGRYWTNRNTHASSSQPENLVLQIGGNQPDKLRECLLRLSAQSQDQDAFPFTQVNLNCGCPGIEAGGATTYGASLMKQPDYTGTLLQTMRDVLPSTTKVSLKCRIGVVDTPADLSLRTEATRSGGDAVHDTTTVASYQALHRYVSIARDAGVSHVILHARVAVLTGLSPSKNRIVPSLDYRMVERIATDFPDLRVTLNGGIRNLGDLQRLRRFTSSPTTKTTCTPPVLPENSLVASHMAGRWMLRRPLDLAAVQDYFDAEASDEGDGKPGKHIGAVAAQALERYVDYVTKETRDASSAQPLADLCLPLYLVTEQLREEYDALVYGETDGMPNQWDPQASSPAVPFWSEDEMVTMYNVLVGAMDEMKAHTGKKRSQRSSSTSSTFVNFKRLSSSFKGLVGTKVVNKWKRNRAEL
- a CDS encoding predicted protein, producing the protein MHDDVQEMVATIKELHTIVEGQNEKIKELTTMLRMAMGRTDTNTNIAEDSAKQEGLAINAIDVETGPAADQQAFPTYSLPERLKDMDIKDSFQQWHFQQWHTQIRRGRTKQRGILSQLRFGIEYFSLFLPEQVPPLPPSIGHPMELSAESWRRQIRFLANKAFDAVTEFSWSRV